From Synchiropus splendidus isolate RoL2022-P1 chromosome 10, RoL_Sspl_1.0, whole genome shotgun sequence, the proteins below share one genomic window:
- the LOC128765857 gene encoding lysosome-associated membrane glycoprotein 1-like — MKLCRVQCAVLIIPLVLALLHPSDASEPEPSKPERGLYHVSSNGSMCLLAYMALQFNLTYDSPSMNKTVHNLVNLNPNATTTSGSCDNDSAFLRLSADAEKMNLTFHFSLNTTSNKYHLNEVILTAVWPDTKESFTAQNDSLDYLQGTLGFSYMCREEQTLDVDQHLSINTFQLQVQPFGLAENQFGAAEECQLDEDDMLIPIIVGGALAGLVLIVLLAYLIGRKRSHAGYQTI; from the exons CTCTCCTGCATCCGAGCGACGCGTCAGAGCCTGAGCCCAGCAAACCTGAGCGCGGACTCTACCACGTGAGCAGTAACGGCAGCATGTGCCTGCTGGCCTACATGGCTCTGCAATTCAACCTCACCTACGACTCGCCCTCCATGAACAAG ACGGTGCACAACCTGGTCAACCTGAATCCCAACGCCACGACCACCTCTGGGTCATGTGACAATGACAGCGCATTCCTGAGGCTTTCTGCTGACGCGGAGAAAATGAACCTGACCTTTCACTTCAGCCTG AACACGACTTCCAACAAGTACCACTTGAATGAAGTGATTCTCACCGCCGTCTGGCCCGACACCAAGG AATCTTTCACCGCCCAGAACGACAGTCTGGACTACCTGCAGGGAACTCTGGGCTTCTCCTACATGTGCCGGGAGGAGCAGACTCTGGATGTGGACCAACACCTGTCCATCAACACCTTCCAGTTGCAAGTCCAGCCATTCGGACTCGCAGAAAATCAGTTTGGAGCAG CTGAGGAGTGCCAACTGGATGAAGACGACATGTTGATCCCGATCATTGTGGGCGGAGCTCTGGCCGGACTGGTCCTCATCGTACTCTTGGCCTACCTCATCGGCCGGAAGCGCAGCCACGCTGGATACCAGACCATCTGA
- the LOC128765856 gene encoding growth hormone-regulated TBC protein 1-A-like isoform X2: MAASGAQECLDSHPGYYQSLLNMEHDAKLKETIQLDLHRTFPDNVFFRTKADPGLQKTLYNVLLAYGHHNRAVGYCQGMNFIAGYIVIITKDEEKSFWLMDALLGRILPEYYSPSMLGLKTDQEVLGELVKSKAPAVGQLMAQYPGIWTLVVSRWFICLFIDVLPIETVLRVWDCLFYEGSKVLFRVALTLVIRHQPEILRCRSLPDVCECFKQIARGEFTLDCHTFMQKIFTLPGTLSMTTIDRLRNKCQQKIQDDETGPR; encoded by the exons ATGGCAGCCAGCGGCGCCCAGGAGTGTCTGGACAGTCACCCGGGCTACTACCAGTCGCTGCTCAACATGGAGCACGACGCCAAGCTGAAGGAAACCATCCAACTAG ATCTGCACAGAACCTTTCCTGACAACGTCTTCTTCAGGACCAAGGCCGACCCGGGCCTGCAGAAGACCCTCTACAACGTGCTGCTGGCCTACGGACACCACAACAGGGCGGTGGGGTACTGTCAG GGAATGAACTTCATCGCAGGCTACATCGTCATCATCaccaaagatgaagaaaaatccTTCTGGCTGATGGATGCATTACTGGGAAGAATACTACCAG AGTACTACAGTCCGTCCATGCTGGGCCTCAAGACTGACCAGGAGGTTCTGGGGGAGTTGGTCAAGTCCAAAGCACCTgctgtgggtcagctgatggcCCAGTACCCAGGGATATGGACCCTGGTGGTGTCACGTTGGTTCATATGCCTTTTCATTGACGTCCTTCCAATAGAG ACGGTGCTGCGGGTCTGGGACTGTCTTTTCTATGAAGGCTCCAAAGTCCTGTTCCGCGTGGCCCTGACCCTGGTCATCCGCCACCAGCCAGAGATCCTGAGATGCCGCTCCCTGCCTGACGTGTGCGAGTGCTTTAAGCAAATCGCCAGAGGAGAGTTCACCCTGGACTGCCACACCTTCATGCAG AAAATCTTCACACTTCCCGGGACTCTGTCGATGACGACGATTGATAGACTGAGgaacaaatgtcaacaaaagatTCAAGACGACGAAACCGGCCCCAGATGA